Proteins encoded in a region of the Thunnus thynnus chromosome 8, fThuThy2.1, whole genome shotgun sequence genome:
- the gabra5 gene encoding gamma-aminobutyric acid receptor subunit alpha-5, with protein sequence MGDGMCYSFAMRRLWVCVLLVSITCRLSLSQDVTGTPKEAELNDNITIFTRILDGLLDGYDNRLRPGLGEKVTEIKTNIFVTSFGPVSDTEMEYTIDVFFRQSWKDERLCFKGPMEMLPLNNLLASNIWTPDTFFLNGKKSIAHNMTTPNKLLRLKDDGTLLYTMRLTISAECPMQLEDFPMDAHACPLKFGSYAYPVSEVVYTWTQGAAKSVVVAEEGSRLNQYHLIGQTAGTEDIYTSRGQYTVMMAHFYLKRKIGYFVIQTYMPCFMTVILSQVSFWLNRESVPARTVFGVTTVLTMTTLSISARNSLPKVAYATAMDWFIAVCYAFVFSALIEFATVNYFTKRSWAWDGKKAMEAQQPKKKDPLALSKKPNNTCSAGVNYTTNITKDASISTISNSTAVQLKPSETKAPDPKKTYNSVSKIDKMSRIVFPVLFGTFNLVYWATYLNREPVIKGAV encoded by the exons ATGGGCGATGGAATGTGCTACAGCTTTGCAATGAGACGTCTGTGGGTCTGTGTCTTGCTTGTGAGCATCACCTGCCGTCTGAG CCTCTCCCAGGATGTAACTGGAACTCCCAAAGAGGCAGAGTTAAATGACAATATTACCATATTCACACGCATCCTGGATGGACTGCTGGACGGTTATGACAACAGACTCCGCCCCGGACTGGGAG AAAAGGTGACAGAGATCAAAACCAACATCTTTGTCACAAGCTTTGGTCCAGTCTCTGACACTGAAATG GAATACACTATTGATGTGTTCTTTCGTCAAAGTTGGAAAGATGAAAGACTTTGCTTTAAAGGCCCAATGGAGATGCTTCCCCTGAATAATCTTCTGGCCAGTAACATCTGGACTCCCGACACCTTCTTCCTCAATGGGAAGAAATCCATCGCTCATAATATGACTACACCTAACAAGCTACTGCGGCTGAAAGATGACGGGACTCTTCTCTATACCATGAG ACTGACTATATCGGCAGAATGTCCCATGCAACTGGAGGATTTCCCAATGGATGCCCATGCTTGCCCCCTTAAGTTTGGAAGCT ATGCGTATCCAGTCTCGGAGGTGGTCTACACATGGACTCAGGGAGCGGCCAAGTCAGTGGTGGTGGCAGAGGAAGGCTCGCGGCTCAATCAGTATCACCTGATAGGTCAGACGGCAGGGACAGAGGACATTTACACCAGCCGAG GTCAATACACCGTGATGATGGCTCACTTTTATCTGAAGAGGAAGATCGGCTACTTTGTCATCCAGACCTACATGCCTTGCTTCATGACTGTAATCCTGTCCCAGGTTTCATTTTGGCTCAACCGGGAGTCTGTGCCAGCACGAACTGTCTTTG GTGTGACCACAGTCCTGACCATGACCACTCTCAGCATTAGCGCTCGAAACTCACTGCCTAAAGTTGCTTACGCTACTGCCATGGACTGGTTCATTGCAGTGTGCTATGCCTTTGTCTTCTCTGCCCTCATTGAATTCGCTACAGTTAACTACTTCACCAAGAGGAGCTGGGCCTGGGATGGAAAAAAGGCAATGGAGGCCCAACAACCCAag AAGAAGGACCCTCTGGCTCTTTCTAAAAAGCCAAACAACACCTGTTCAGCTGGTGTGAATTACACAACCAACATTACGAAGGACGCCTCCATCTCTACCATTTCAAATAGCACGGCTGTTCAGCTCAAGCCCTCTGAAACCAAGGCCCCAGATCCCAAAAAGACTTACAACAGCGTGAGCAAGATTGACAAGATGTCCAGGATAGTGTTCCCAGTGCTGTTTGGGACCTTCAACCTGGTGTACTGGGCCACATATCTGAATAGGGAACCAGTAATCAAAGGAGCTGTGTAA